AGAGAGGTTCAGAGCATAGTGGTCGGAGTGCCAAAGGGAAGTAGCTAGTGATacatgctgagagattggacgagattataaagTCGTCTAAGAAGGAAGACCCACGAGGAAAGGATGGTACAACAGCGTTAATGATGTTCGTGCTGTGCGGTTTTCCTTGTTAACTGAGTCGCCCCAAGTTACGTGCCGATTCCCAATGTTTGGACGGAATGGGAGTGAGGTAGCGACCTGTGCCGCCCGGGAAGTATAGAGAGCCGGTTAGGACTCGGAGGAGGCCTCCGCCCCTGACAGGTAGTTTGACCACTGCTAACAGGCTGTTTGATATAAGTGCAGCCGGTGAGATAGTATTTGCCTTTAGTCCCGATCTGACTGGAATGGCTGTGCCTCTGCCCGCTTCATTGCAGGAAGTAACCAGGACCATGTAGTTTTACGTTGGCGGCTTCCCCcagtctggtttcgtttagAAGAGCCGGACTGCCAGACTGATCGATTTCCACTAGGAGCTTGGGAGAGCGAAGCGTTTGTCGTTTGATATGAGAGAATTAGCGTTGGGTgtgagcaccttcattttggttgtctagcaatttAAAGACAAATTGTAAGTACGCTTCGGGTTTGTCTTCAGACGGGAGAAGGAGATAGTTGTAGTAGGAGGCAGAGATTGTGTTGGGTCTTAATTGGCCCCTAGCCACTGCTGCGAAAGAGGGGATAAGTGAGTAAGGTGTGATCCGGTTGAAATGAGGCATACAGCAAAGCATAGAGTCACGGACAGCAGAGAAGCTGTCGAGAGAGGGGGGAAAGAACGGAGCTGGGCGAGAGTGTGGGATGCTTTTAGCTCTCTCTTTACGTAGGATTAATCCCAGCCTACGGGCATGTGGGCCTATGCACATGTGGGGTCGTATCCGCAGTTTCAGGAAACATGACCAAGTTGTTGACAGTTAAAACTTTGGGTAACATTCCCTTTTCTGGGTTTCTCCCAGCTAATCCCTTGATGAAGTAGAGTATTTTGTTTAGCATTTGTGGCATCTGTCTCGGAATTGGGAGAAAGAGGCTTTAGTTGGTCGTCGTTGGCCTGTGACGACGGGGTGGAAAGCATTGATACGCGGATCGGCGTAACCTATGTTAACTCCTTGATTTCCGATGCCATGTCTTCGGAAGTGAATTCGGGAGGGCAGATTCCTCTGAGAATGAGGCTTGGATTCCTCTCCTCCTTCAGGGTGAAGGAATGACCTTCCAGTTTGGTGATCTTTATTAGGGGGAGGAGTTTTTTATGGATATTGGGACGAATGAGATGGACTTCAAACCTCGTGTCGTTTCGTTTGTTTTCGCGTGGAAACAGACTTACTTGAGGCAAGTTTGAATTCGTCTTGAAATCCTTGCATGTAATTGACAGGGGGTGCCGAGCGTCTGGCTGGTCCCCTGGAGGGAAGCTCTAGTCCTCGTCGATGACTCCCTTGAAGCATATtaaagcgcttcattcaaggtcataccggtacaccacagtacactgcaggaggtaatatggtcagcattgcgctcttccgtgattattaccctgatttgattgaggtactctttcacagctgagtcgactgttgcgatttgaaccgcaaccttccgctacgagaGCCTAGTGACACGCGGTTAGAATAAGGGTTGGAAATTATGACCACTACTATGGCCATGTTGATTTGTAAAAGGGTTCCCCTTCCCTTCCAACCTCCCTATTTTAATGCATTGCTGCATGGCTTGGATTATGATAACTCTCAAATAAAAGtggaattaaaaacaaaaaaaatataaaatagccAATTTGCTCTGCAAGAGGTAAACACTTTCAGATACCAACGCTTCAAAAGGAGTCAAACAGATATTAAAACGTAATATATAGTTTAAAACTGTGTTGTCACAACGGTTATCATGTTCCAAGGTTCGCAATATCAATTAAGAAAATATAAGCTTTTATTACCCGACAATGATGCAATTCTGCTATCCATCAGGGATACATTTGCTTGCTCCCCAACACTACAGCTTTCATTTCGGCCAAATACAATGCAACTCAGCGTAGCATGCTTCGGCAGAACGACAGGGTTATTTTAATGCTGACGGAAAATGAGTCCCCACATGTTGTTCTGAGTAGCCCCCATTTATCCCGTAAGTACGTAATTAAACTTTTACATGACCTGACCCTCTTACAGAATATATTCCTTTCTAGTATATCCGCGACATTTATTAATTGTACCCCGAAATAGTACTCACTTGGAGTTTTGGACACAACAGTACAATGGGATCGGAGGAAACTATCAGGCTACACTCCTGGCCACCTTTAAAACTAATGACTCGTCTTTAAACCTGGAATCACTTCTTCCAGACAAGCTGAAGGACTTGAAAGGGAAACATCTGAAAGTTTCTTCCATCACATACTTGCCCTACACAATAAGTTATCCTGCAGTAAGTCAAAGGGAATTAGCAACGTTTCCCGAAATGCTTACATGTTTGTAATTGTTTCTAAGGGAAATGGTACAGGAATGGTTGAAGGACtaaatacaaatggaaaaactgttttttATGAAGGCACGGAAGGCTTGCTTGTTAGGGAGTTTTGCAAAGTCAGGAACTGTACGCTGAAAGTTAAACCGCGTAAGTTGCTCCTGGCGTATGAATTAATTTTCAAGTAGTTCGTTTTATTGCAGATGGACCCGACGGTTGGGGCGGCATATATGAGAATGGAAGTTCCGACGGTTTAATCGGATCGGTTTATACCATGGAGACTGAATTCGGAATAGGATGCATTTACAATTGGTACAGCGAGGAACTTGATGTTTCTCGGACTATATATAAGTCGGCCGTTACCCTCCTTGTACCTGCTCCATCGTTAGTTGTCGTATGAATCGGCGGAATGTTGAATATTTCATTACAAAGAAACTTATTCTAGCCTTCTGCCACCATACTTAACTCCAGTTCTGCCATTTTCATCAACTATCTGGATTATTGTCATAATAAGCATAATAATCACTTCAATGGCTTTCCACTTGTTAAATGTGTTCGGAATCCGAGATCCATTCAAAGCTTACAAAAAAAGGAGTTTCGTATTTTCAACATTGGGAATTGTTGCTATATTTTTCCAGCAATCATTTTTGAAAGGAAGGTGAGTAAATTGAAACTggtcggaaaccagaagctagaagCTCCAAATATGAAAGGTGAGAAATTCAAGCGCATGACTGTCCCATTATCCTTGAGAGTACTCTATTATGAAGGACCTTCTCACGTTATATCTACTATATAAACTaagaaacctaaaagaaatcttaaattgaaataaaattaattaaaaataccCCCAAGCGCACCGTCATCTAAGTATTGTAAAATTCAACCTCGATGATCAAATATGACCTACTATTTCTTTTAGTCGCCCCCTTTGGGTCTTGGgcactaacctggaaccgttccATACATTACCTCAGGTAGGCCTGTTCAGTGCAAGAACACAACCCCGTGGTTCAGGGAGCGTCAGCTACCCTGATACCTTTCCTATCCACCTCCTATTTATCATCTTAAGAATGCCTTAAGTATAACGTCCCTTTCTACTCCGCGTCCCCTCTTCTGCAgtatggcctcaattatggtgttcGAAGAGATTTGACACTCTTCCGTCGACAGGCAAACGCGATATCACTTCCACCTCGCAGACCTCGCAGTAAATGCAACCAGACAGTGGTTTCTCGCTTGTGTGCAGATAAAATTGTACAATATGTCGGCTGGATTAGGCAATAGTCAAACTAACCGTGCTTTCGATGGAATCACCGCCGTACGTCTTCCATGAGGTGCGCGGTCCATCTACTGCTCGATTCTTTTTCCTTGGATTACTGTCATGCGCTGACAGTGCAGGTTCTCTCTTCACTAATGACAGGTTTCGTATTTCACTCATCTTTTTTGAGAGGGTTGAAGGTTCTCCCCGTACGTAGAGCTGGCAGCAAACTTTTGGCGAACGGCTACAAGCAGGCCAAGCAGAGCAAAAGGCAAGACCTGCGACCAAGACGATTTCGTGCGAGCCTCACAAAAggcctataatgtcgaggtatATGATAAGGAAGCGTTCTGTCAacttagggaatacacctacttcgtTCCTAGCATGCCTAGTGACCTTACACTTTCGCTATGCGATGCCCAAGAATTCGTGTCCTAGTTCAtaaacggccagaaatatttgctggagactAGCTACCTCGTTACCCGGACGCCAGGGTGCCCAAGATAGTGTATCGAGCGAAACACTTCCTTAcgaccggaatatatggcctaggtccttTTTCAGAAATCTTGCGGTAGATAGAGGAATGCGAGCCGAAGATagggaactccttgaacttgtatgtGGAGTCCGATTGCAGGCTTCTGGGCCATAAAAATCCACTGCGGCTGGGATGTAGATCTCGGTGATCCGGGACAAAGTGTCAGCGACTAGgttgtctttaccggacacttgttgaatgtccgatgtgAACTGACTCATGTAAACTAAATTACGAAGTTGGCTAGGGAACACTTTGTCGGGGTTTTTGCCGAAAAGCAAAAGTCAAAGGCTTATGGGGCGTGGACATGGTGAATGGCATACCTTGGCTAACAATTCACGAACAGTATGGGCTGTAATTTCGTTGAGCAAGACTCAACTGTGTTGAGGAGAAACCCAACGGTTGCCAACTTTGATTTACCctctggtgaagagcagcgcctactgcgatgtctgagcCATCGACGAACACGACTAGGGGTGCATCCTGTTGAGGGGACACCCAAAGTGTAGCGTTTACTAGCTTTTGCGTGGTGGTTCTGGAGACCACACAACCTCCCGCGAAAGGCGTTAAGTAATGCGTGAGCGGCTTTGGACAAGAAACAACGGTAGACATTTACCATGAACAAAAACCTTCAGAACTTTTACCGTCTTTGGCAGAGGGGTAGGGTTGAATGTCATCAGGGGTGATGGAATGACCTTGAAAATTCACCTGCttctggagaaatttgcatttgaaatTTTCCTTACTAAGAGTGTCAGTCTTGTCTGTTTGTGTGCCGTGTagcgaatctgctcgaagatgctcatcttcgtgtctatcatgatacTAAGATATTTCAACACCGGATTCGACTaaaccatggtttcaccaacgTGAATAGAAAAGCTGTGGGAATCCTCTCCTTGGCCGGGACAACCACTTCGGACTCGCCACGTTAAAATGCATGCGGCAATTGACCAGACTACTATATAAAGCGCTCCAAAGTGCGAGCCAAAGACAGATCCCTGAGCCGACCCCTATGTGACCTTCATTTTACACTGCCCTTCCCGGATCTCGTAGAATTGGGGCTtctcctttaaatagtccctcaatatccgcaaatgATAgcctgaaatttgaaaaaattttccAGCGCTTCAAGCATGTGGCAtcacctcgcagaattgaaaACGTCTTTTACATCGACCatcacaaggagcaccactcgtaAACAAGGGTGGCTGTATGCCTTATTTAATTTCACCGATTGAACCAGGTCTTCAaccgcatcaattgtggattgtGTCACTCTAAAAAGACATTGTCTTGGTGAGTAATTTCCCACTGAACATATTGCGTCAGTCAACATTGGCTTGATAAGCTCTTCAAGCATTTTCCCCcctgtgtccaacatactgagaAGACGATTCGCCGACGACGCTTTGGGGTCATATTTgcccttgcttatcagcacaaacCTGGCATCCAAATTACGTTGAATAACAAGACCGGCCTATACTTGGATACAAGTTTCAGCACTCTGCTTTTGTGTCACAGAAGAGTGGGCATTCTTCAATACTCCCCCCATCATCGACAGCGATAGTTCcaatgggatggtcaggaaaAAGTGTCtacacgatttcttccatcttcactgCTTCCATCAAACAAGGTGCTCGATTGTCACTGAGTTTTTGGTAACCAGGTTGTACCCCAGGCCCTATGAGTCCCTATTAGCGTCGCTGAGTAGCTCATGCCAGCAGCGTACTTTTTACCTGATAATTTTCGTGGTGGATTTCCTTTTCACTTCACAGGTAACTTGACGTAGCATAGCCCCCTTTCGTGGGCCGATGCATTGCAAGCAGCGGTGACAAGATTGATTGTTGAATGCACTAGCGGTTCAGTCGCAGTTCTTCTGTCTGCATCCGGGTGTTGTGGTTCATTTGCCCCTATTGACAAAGCTTcggcaaaaagaagaaaatattttgttgaacACTGGCCATAAAATCTTCCAGTACCCTCCATCGTTGCACcactaaaccgattttgataaggttttgttttacacaaaaccttaaaaaacgataGGAGAACCTTTTCACAAATCTTCCTCAATTTGGATGGTCTAGACGACTGTATATCGACGAAATTATGGGTGATATGTTTTGATTTTGTTGCTAAGGCTTAGACCTCATAAGAAACATCCATGTGATTTTCTCGAATTTTTCCATATGCGAAACGTCGAAAAGCCAACCGAAACAAAGATGACTTGATGCATTGAATGGTTATTTGAAGGCCCAATGAGACGAGCTGACTG
The window above is part of the Hermetia illucens chromosome 3, iHerIll2.2.curated.20191125, whole genome shotgun sequence genome. Proteins encoded here:
- the LOC119651974 gene encoding uncharacterized protein LOC119651974 isoform X2; the encoded protein is MLANESVNFVRCLISLIIQRHFAALHTVLIVYNSANMTRLQLSYLDGVTEGIAKLVQDNKIIYTWMDVAELDAEDFDNSIYNNADIGTQGYICLLPNTTAFISAKYNATQRSMLRQNDRVILMLTENESPHVVLSSPHLSLYPRHLLIVPRNSTHLEFWTQQYNGIGGNYQATLLATFKTNDSSLNLESLLPDKLKDLKGKHLKVSSITYLPYTISYPAGNGTGMVEGLNTNGKTVFYEGTEGLLVREFCKVRNCTLKVKPHGPDGWGGIYENGSSDGLIGSVYTMETEFGIGCIYNWYSEELDVSRTIYKSAVTLLVPAPSLLPPYLTPVLPFSSTIWIIVIISIIITSMAFHLLNVFGIRDPFKAYKKRSFVFSTLGIVAIFFQQSFLKGRFFNRFTRPYIICLLFASMILEITYTSRFKAQMTIPQYTGLIDSSLQFVESNLKWSAPANAWILTIAESQIPFEHTLVNNFEIKSYSEMRNLTFSRKYGFGVERLSSGLYSFGPYIQEDALDYLHVINDNLFFDYTRAISIRGWPLMPSFDELVSHAFEHGLLYAWERKKWTPQSLSEI